One segment of Leptospirillum ferrooxidans C2-3 DNA contains the following:
- the uvrA gene encoding excinuclease ABC subunit UvrA, with protein MPSRKAAKPISQSNGATSPMDFIVIKGARQHNLKNLDISLPRNKLVVITGLSGSGKSSLAFDTLYAEGQRRYVESLSAYARQFLEMMDKPDVDSIDGLSPAIAIDQKVTSKNPRSTVGTVTEIHDYLRLLFARIGHPHCPSCGQSVSPQTVTQMVNQLMGGPEGEKLIILAPTVSDRKGEYRKEIARILKEGFTRIRLDGVVMPIEEITEIDRKKSHRIEIVIDRISLREGIRQRLAESIETGLTHGGGMVIIHRPDLKTDLILSERQACTTCNISLPEITPRLFSFNSPYGACSKCSGLGVLLEVDPTLLVPYPDLSIAETAIKILEHRAFSDIRNRFIKFLEISGISRFTPFGKLPESEREMIFHGTSPEKGSPQNIRFAGLLGFLQDLYHKGNLSIWAKSELESVMSEKDCDACGGARLNPEALAVRVSDLSIRDFSNMTIHQASCFIDQMTLSEKEKTISERILKEIRSRLNFLREVGLEYLTLSRSAGTLSGGESQRIRLATQIGSGLTGVLYILDEPSIGLHPRDNQKLLKTLLHLRDIGNTVIVVEHDEETILLADDVVDMGPGAGRMGGEILSHGTPIEIRNDPKSLTGDYLSGRKKIERKKNLQKPSEWLSIIGASEHNLRNIDAHFPLGMMTVVTGVSGSGKSTLVIDILYKRLAKVFSQGREKPGKCRELRGVDRIDKVVNIDQSPIGRTPRSNPATYTGVFTPIRDLFAQVPESRARGYEQGRFSFNVKGGRCEACQGDGVLKIEMHFLPDVYVTCDQCNGLRYNRETLEILYHGKNISEILSMTVEEALDFFAPVPIVRSKLLTLRDVGLDYIHLGQAATTLSGGEAQRIKLSKELSRRSTGKTLYILDEPTTGLHFADIQKLLDTLHTLVEQGNTVIIIEHNIDVIRGADHLIDLGPEGGDRGGQIVTTGSPEEVMKSRNSYTGEALRKRVL; from the coding sequence ATGCCATCAAGGAAAGCTGCCAAGCCCATTTCACAATCCAATGGAGCCACTTCTCCGATGGACTTCATTGTGATCAAGGGAGCAAGACAACACAATTTGAAGAATCTGGATATCTCCCTACCCCGGAACAAGCTGGTGGTGATTACCGGTCTTTCAGGGTCGGGGAAAAGCTCTCTGGCTTTCGATACACTTTACGCTGAGGGACAGAGACGTTATGTAGAATCCCTTTCTGCCTATGCCCGCCAGTTTCTGGAGATGATGGACAAACCAGATGTCGACAGTATTGACGGCCTCTCTCCCGCCATTGCAATCGACCAGAAGGTCACCTCCAAAAATCCCAGATCAACGGTGGGAACGGTGACAGAAATCCATGATTACCTGAGGCTTCTTTTTGCCCGTATCGGCCATCCCCATTGCCCGTCATGCGGACAGTCCGTCAGCCCACAGACAGTGACACAGATGGTCAATCAGCTCATGGGCGGTCCCGAGGGGGAAAAGCTCATCATACTCGCCCCGACGGTTTCTGACCGAAAGGGAGAATATCGAAAAGAGATCGCACGGATATTGAAAGAAGGATTTACCCGCATCCGGCTTGACGGAGTTGTCATGCCCATTGAGGAAATCACGGAGATTGACCGAAAAAAATCCCACAGGATTGAAATCGTTATCGACCGTATTTCTCTTAGAGAGGGAATCCGGCAGAGACTAGCCGAAAGCATCGAGACAGGACTGACTCATGGCGGCGGGATGGTCATCATCCACCGCCCTGACCTGAAAACAGACTTGATTCTTTCAGAGCGTCAGGCCTGCACGACCTGCAATATCAGCCTTCCGGAAATCACACCCCGACTATTCTCCTTCAATTCTCCATATGGAGCCTGTTCAAAATGCTCCGGGCTCGGAGTCCTCCTTGAGGTTGACCCGACACTTCTCGTACCCTACCCGGATCTCTCCATTGCGGAAACGGCGATCAAGATTCTGGAACACCGAGCCTTTTCCGACATTCGAAACCGTTTCATCAAGTTTTTGGAAATCTCCGGAATTTCCAGGTTCACTCCATTTGGGAAACTTCCGGAATCGGAAAGGGAGATGATCTTTCATGGAACCTCTCCAGAGAAGGGTTCCCCACAGAACATCCGATTTGCAGGCCTCCTTGGTTTTTTGCAGGATCTTTACCATAAGGGGAATCTTTCCATCTGGGCAAAGTCGGAGCTTGAAAGCGTCATGTCCGAAAAGGATTGTGATGCCTGTGGTGGAGCCCGGCTGAACCCCGAGGCGCTCGCCGTTCGTGTCTCTGATCTTTCGATCAGGGACTTTTCGAACATGACGATTCATCAGGCATCTTGTTTTATTGATCAGATGACTCTTTCCGAAAAAGAAAAAACCATCTCCGAAAGGATCCTGAAGGAAATCCGTTCGAGGCTGAATTTTCTTCGGGAGGTCGGACTTGAGTACCTGACGCTCTCAAGAAGCGCCGGTACTCTTTCCGGTGGCGAATCCCAAAGGATCCGTCTTGCGACACAGATCGGGTCCGGATTAACAGGAGTTCTGTATATCCTCGACGAACCCTCCATCGGACTTCACCCCCGGGATAACCAGAAACTTCTCAAAACTCTTCTTCATCTGCGGGATATCGGAAATACAGTGATTGTTGTTGAACATGATGAAGAAACCATTTTGCTCGCGGATGATGTTGTGGACATGGGGCCCGGTGCCGGCAGGATGGGAGGAGAAATCCTGTCCCATGGAACCCCCATTGAGATCCGTAACGATCCAAAATCCCTGACCGGTGACTACCTTTCGGGAAGAAAGAAGATCGAACGGAAAAAAAATCTTCAAAAACCATCGGAATGGCTTTCCATCATCGGTGCGTCGGAACACAACCTCAGGAATATTGATGCCCATTTCCCCCTAGGGATGATGACAGTCGTTACCGGAGTTTCGGGATCGGGAAAAAGCACACTTGTCATCGATATCCTATACAAGCGCTTGGCAAAGGTCTTCTCCCAGGGACGGGAAAAGCCCGGAAAGTGCCGGGAACTTCGTGGTGTGGACAGGATTGACAAAGTTGTCAACATTGACCAAAGCCCGATCGGACGGACTCCCCGATCCAATCCAGCCACCTATACCGGTGTTTTCACCCCGATCAGGGACCTTTTCGCTCAGGTTCCGGAATCCAGGGCAAGAGGATATGAACAAGGACGATTCAGCTTCAATGTGAAAGGCGGACGTTGCGAAGCCTGCCAGGGCGATGGAGTCCTCAAAATCGAAATGCACTTTCTGCCGGATGTCTACGTCACATGCGATCAGTGCAATGGACTCCGATATAACAGGGAGACCTTGGAGATTCTCTATCACGGAAAAAACATCTCGGAAATCCTTTCCATGACCGTGGAGGAAGCACTGGATTTTTTTGCACCCGTCCCGATTGTCCGATCCAAGCTTTTAACCCTTCGGGATGTTGGGCTTGACTACATCCATCTTGGACAAGCCGCCACGACTCTTTCCGGAGGAGAAGCGCAGAGAATCAAACTGTCCAAGGAACTTTCAAGAAGATCGACCGGCAAAACCCTTTACATTCTCGACGAGCCGACTACCGGCCTTCACTTCGCGGACATCCAAAAGCTTTTGGATACACTGCATACACTTGTCGAACAGGGAAATACAGTCATCATTATCGAACATAACATTGATGTCATCCGGGGAGCAGACCATTTGATTGATCTCGGGCCGGAAGGCGGGGACAGGGGAGGACAGATTGTCACGACAGGCTCGCCGGAGGAAGTGATGAAAAGCAGGAACTCCTATACAGGAGAGGCCTTACGGAAAAGGGTCCTGTGA
- a CDS encoding cation diffusion facilitator family transporter — protein sequence MTPTGIMTFSLSTNIFLALAKITWSHRIHSVSMLADGYHALLDSVSGILCLAALLVAQKPPDKDHPYGHIRFEALAQLGVSALLLFTGYEVLSRTYDQFHNQITPNVTSGSYVIMLLAMAVQTITMSLEKVVYKKTGNALVHSDALHFQSDILSSFTVLAGLVASGLGYPVIDEIAGLAIAILIGHAGWELMREGTKILSDHSPLDPQEIIEIALSTPGVKSCYQTRSRGSLSHITMDMTVGVDGSLTVSQAHGIAHLVESRIREKHPAVVEVIIHIEPNQTEEEHHVTPYSH from the coding sequence ATGACTCCAACAGGCATCATGACCTTTTCCCTTTCAACCAATATTTTTCTGGCACTGGCAAAGATTACGTGGAGCCACAGGATTCACTCTGTATCCATGCTAGCGGACGGCTACCATGCCCTTCTGGACTCCGTTTCCGGGATTCTGTGCCTGGCGGCACTTCTTGTTGCCCAAAAGCCCCCTGACAAAGATCACCCTTACGGACATATCCGCTTTGAAGCCCTTGCGCAGCTGGGAGTGAGCGCCCTGCTTCTTTTTACCGGATATGAAGTTCTTTCAAGAACATATGATCAGTTCCATAACCAGATCACACCGAATGTCACATCGGGTTCCTATGTCATCATGCTTTTGGCCATGGCTGTGCAGACGATCACGATGAGTCTTGAGAAGGTTGTCTACAAAAAAACCGGAAATGCTCTTGTCCACTCCGATGCGCTCCATTTCCAATCGGATATCCTGTCTTCGTTTACGGTGCTTGCGGGATTAGTGGCATCCGGACTGGGGTACCCTGTCATCGATGAAATTGCGGGCCTTGCCATAGCGATCCTGATCGGACACGCAGGTTGGGAGCTTATGCGGGAGGGAACAAAGATCCTCTCCGATCATTCTCCGCTCGATCCACAGGAAATCATTGAAATAGCCTTATCCACTCCGGGAGTCAAAAGCTGTTACCAGACCAGATCCCGCGGCTCATTGTCCCATATCACCATGGATATGACCGTTGGAGTCGATGGATCCCTTACCGTCTCCCAGGCACATGGGATTGCCCATCTGGTGGAAAGTCGAATCCGGGAGAAACACCCAGCTGTCGTCGAAGTGATCATTCACATAGAACCCAATCAAACGGAGGAGGAACACCATGTCACCCCATATTCTCACTAA
- the pdxA gene encoding 4-hydroxythreonine-4-phosphate dehydrogenase PdxA, translating into MSPHILTNSEKPLAITMGDPGGIGPEVIVKSWLNPEIQKVDRIVIGDPEIMKDVARRYEPSLVVRTITDAEEFSKDPGVMDVMIPSLDKPLESIITESNRLMAGRWSYACVRQGVELSMVRKVAGIVTAPLNKKMLHAAGYQYPGHTELIAALTNTEHYGMMLVGGPLRVILVTTHIPFKDIASKITKERVLETIRLAKQATEYLGLENPKIAVAALNPHAGEASLFGNEEATSIFPAILEARSEGIEVDGPIPADTLYAKAAQGRYSIVVSQYHDQGLIPLKMLSFGQGINVTVGIPIIRTSVDHGTAYDIVGKGIANPGSMTEAVKLAHELVLRVEKNTKK; encoded by the coding sequence ATGTCACCCCATATTCTCACTAACTCTGAAAAACCACTTGCAATCACCATGGGAGATCCGGGGGGAATCGGGCCGGAGGTGATCGTCAAGTCCTGGTTGAATCCCGAGATTCAAAAAGTCGACCGGATTGTGATTGGTGACCCGGAAATCATGAAAGATGTCGCCCGACGTTACGAACCCTCCCTCGTGGTCAGGACAATCACAGATGCCGAAGAGTTTTCAAAAGACCCGGGAGTCATGGATGTCATGATTCCCAGTCTGGACAAACCACTCGAATCAATCATCACGGAGTCAAACAGGCTCATGGCCGGCAGGTGGTCCTATGCCTGTGTCAGACAGGGAGTGGAGCTGTCCATGGTCCGAAAGGTTGCTGGTATTGTAACGGCCCCCCTGAACAAAAAGATGCTTCATGCTGCAGGCTATCAATATCCCGGCCACACAGAACTGATCGCAGCACTCACGAATACAGAACATTACGGGATGATGCTTGTCGGAGGTCCACTCAGGGTCATCCTCGTTACCACACACATCCCGTTTAAAGACATCGCTTCAAAAATCACAAAGGAGAGGGTTCTGGAAACCATTCGCCTTGCCAAACAAGCCACCGAGTATCTCGGTCTTGAAAACCCGAAGATCGCGGTTGCCGCACTGAACCCGCATGCGGGAGAGGCTTCACTGTTCGGGAACGAGGAGGCAACGAGCATTTTCCCCGCCATTCTTGAAGCCAGATCAGAAGGAATTGAAGTCGATGGCCCCATTCCTGCAGATACGCTTTACGCTAAGGCAGCCCAAGGAAGATACTCGATCGTCGTCTCCCAGTACCATGATCAAGGCCTCATTCCTCTGAAGATGCTCTCATTCGGCCAAGGCATTAATGTCACAGTCGGGATTCCCATCATCAGGACCTCAGTGGACCATGGCACAGCATACGATATCGTTGGAAAAGGCATTGCCAATCCGGGATCAATGACAGAAGCGGTCAAGCTAGCTCATGAACTTGTTCTCAGGGTTGAGAAAAATACAAAAAAATGA
- a CDS encoding thiol:disulfide interchange protein DsbG precursor, whose translation MDKLPGFRPLSLFPIFFFLLLTTCQSLQPRNSTLLSIPKAQILLSGITKGKVTVVKTFNGPSGLTGILIKENSTHLAIVYATADAKTLIAGTLFDKNGINLTKQSADAFLKEETNSAPKKTQFQEDEADQIKVSPFKMDLLEKETSFLSQGQGSKVLWIFFDPNCIWCHRLFLMIHQHPIPETIEIRWIPVGFLKSGSIGKASAILKNGFAELSKDEINFDTENEEGGAPIISSPKFRSMVQKNNRILKLLGNGGLETPTLIYRKKGINYLFPGFPDKGEWAGIIGALSP comes from the coding sequence TTGGACAAGCTTCCCGGATTTCGTCCCCTCTCGCTTTTCCCGATATTCTTTTTTCTTCTTTTGACGACATGCCAGTCACTCCAGCCCCGAAACTCAACGCTTCTTTCAATCCCGAAGGCCCAGATCCTCCTCTCGGGGATCACCAAGGGCAAGGTGACTGTTGTCAAAACCTTCAATGGTCCTTCCGGATTGACTGGAATTTTGATCAAGGAGAATTCAACCCATCTCGCGATTGTCTACGCCACAGCAGATGCGAAAACACTCATTGCTGGAACCCTCTTTGACAAAAATGGAATCAACCTCACCAAACAGTCTGCGGATGCCTTTCTGAAAGAAGAAACCAATTCTGCTCCCAAAAAAACACAATTTCAGGAAGATGAAGCAGATCAGATCAAGGTCTCCCCTTTCAAAATGGATCTGTTAGAAAAAGAGACCTCATTTCTTTCGCAGGGACAGGGATCCAAAGTTCTTTGGATTTTCTTTGATCCAAACTGTATCTGGTGTCATCGCCTTTTTCTCATGATCCATCAGCACCCCATTCCAGAAACAATCGAAATACGGTGGATTCCTGTCGGATTTCTCAAGTCAGGATCGATCGGAAAGGCTTCAGCCATCCTGAAAAACGGATTTGCTGAACTGAGCAAAGACGAAATCAACTTTGATACAGAAAACGAAGAGGGCGGAGCACCCATCATTTCCTCTCCAAAATTTCGCTCCATGGTTCAAAAGAACAACCGCATCCTGAAGCTTCTGGGGAATGGTGGTCTTGAAACCCCCACTCTGATTTATCGGAAAAAAGGAATCAATTACCTCTTTCCTGGATTCCCTGACAAAGGGGAATGGGCAGGAATTATCGGAGCGCTCTCACCATAG
- a CDS encoding BaiN/RdsA family NAD(P)/FAD-dependent oxidoreductase produces MNKDVIIIGAGAAGMMCAISAGERGRRVLLVDHSRTLAGKIRISGGGRCNFTNQNVGAENYISANPHFCRSALSRFTPQDIIGYLRKHNIDWQEKKLGQLFLKNTSRDIIDMLRQECLETGAEFLTGKEVVEVHHEAGKKDREFTVLIENQAISAPSLVIATGGLSVPETGSSPFGYKLAKQFGLQVTELKPGLVPITTQSGFPDLAGISIHTIATCNKMSFREDLLFTHNGLSGPAILQISSYWNSGDPIELDLLPGLEDVLLADYPGKKLLSTALAQYLPKKFAQYYCRNWLEDKAIGHYSLNQLKMIEKNLHRFSIIPTGTEGFRKAEVTVGGVSTHELSSKSMESKRVPGLFFIGEVVDVTGWLGGYNFQWAWSSGYVAGSFA; encoded by the coding sequence ATGAATAAGGACGTTATTATTATCGGAGCAGGGGCAGCAGGAATGATGTGCGCGATTTCCGCAGGAGAAAGAGGACGCCGGGTGCTCCTAGTGGACCATTCCAGAACACTGGCTGGAAAGATACGCATTTCCGGAGGTGGAAGGTGCAATTTTACCAATCAAAATGTTGGAGCGGAAAACTATATTTCGGCAAATCCGCATTTTTGCCGCTCTGCACTGTCAAGGTTTACACCACAAGATATTATCGGATACCTCCGAAAACATAATATTGACTGGCAAGAAAAAAAACTTGGCCAGCTCTTCTTAAAAAATACATCCAGAGATATCATCGATATGCTGAGGCAGGAATGTCTTGAAACGGGTGCTGAGTTTCTGACCGGCAAAGAAGTTGTCGAGGTCCATCATGAAGCAGGCAAAAAAGATCGAGAATTTACGGTCCTGATCGAAAACCAAGCGATCTCCGCGCCATCTCTCGTGATTGCAACCGGAGGGTTGTCCGTTCCTGAAACGGGATCAAGCCCTTTCGGCTACAAGCTTGCAAAACAATTTGGATTGCAAGTCACGGAACTTAAACCCGGCCTGGTCCCAATAACAACACAATCAGGATTTCCGGACCTTGCGGGGATATCCATACACACCATTGCCACCTGCAACAAGATGAGCTTCAGAGAAGATCTCCTTTTCACTCATAATGGACTCAGCGGCCCTGCCATTCTCCAGATTTCATCTTATTGGAATTCTGGTGACCCGATTGAACTGGATCTTTTACCGGGTCTTGAGGATGTATTATTGGCCGATTACCCAGGAAAAAAATTGCTTTCGACAGCACTTGCCCAATATCTTCCAAAAAAATTTGCACAATACTATTGCCGCAATTGGCTGGAAGACAAAGCCATTGGTCACTATTCACTTAACCAACTCAAAATGATCGAGAAGAACCTCCATAGATTTTCCATAATCCCCACCGGGACCGAAGGATTCAGAAAAGCAGAAGTCACTGTTGGCGGCGTTTCGACCCATGAGCTTTCATCAAAAAGTATGGAGTCGAAGAGAGTTCCAGGTCTTTTCTTTATCGGAGAAGTTGTCGACGTTACAGGATGGCTAGGAGGATATAACTTTCAGTGGGCATGGTCTTCAGGCTATGTGGCCGGAAGTTTTGCATGA
- a CDS encoding metallophosphoesterase, whose amino-acid sequence MFLYVFCQWVVGRFFLSLGFNPLVVYFYWLTSAAMVFWLNLSFRLGLKRPFRLFPVFFGQFFFSVVISGQIALGFLLQLMFSNPVGCLSCLNLKQTWPVVFSGLMVVFLVSFFYRLKGPFVRNITIEIPHMSDGLNGLRVVQLSDVHVGGFLFERDLLRLRETVLSLAPDLLVFTGDMIDHSIEEVPRFSRIFGDVQGRYGRFLVMGNHEQWIGGKDVYSAFLDGGFDLLENDSRAVSIKGADLWVVGLSDPAGKEVSPEGGPNPALAFSRIPESNESLVIVMAHQPDVWKTLSPYHADLTLSGHTHGGQIGMFRSGWNLARLFHRLDIGLFKRTSNGRLQQLFIHGGVGYFGVPVRLGIRPEVVVLTLVNKLIQNEEKVHAKLPAT is encoded by the coding sequence ATGTTTCTCTATGTTTTTTGCCAGTGGGTAGTCGGTCGGTTCTTTTTGTCTCTTGGTTTCAATCCGCTTGTTGTTTATTTTTATTGGTTAACCTCTGCAGCTATGGTTTTCTGGCTGAATCTTTCTTTCCGTCTGGGGCTGAAAAGACCATTTCGCCTGTTTCCCGTTTTTTTTGGGCAGTTCTTTTTTTCCGTTGTTATTTCTGGCCAAATCGCGTTGGGATTTTTGCTTCAGCTGATGTTTTCGAATCCCGTAGGATGTCTATCCTGTCTTAATCTCAAGCAGACATGGCCAGTCGTTTTTTCAGGTCTCATGGTCGTTTTTCTGGTGTCGTTTTTTTACCGTCTGAAGGGTCCCTTTGTCAGAAACATAACAATTGAGATTCCTCATATGTCTGATGGCTTGAATGGGCTTAGAGTTGTTCAACTGTCTGATGTCCATGTGGGTGGGTTTCTGTTTGAACGGGACCTCTTAAGACTTCGGGAGACAGTTCTGTCCCTGGCACCAGACCTTTTGGTATTTACTGGGGACATGATCGATCACTCCATTGAAGAAGTCCCACGATTTTCAAGAATATTTGGAGATGTCCAGGGGCGCTACGGGCGATTCCTTGTTATGGGAAATCATGAACAATGGATCGGTGGCAAGGACGTTTATTCAGCTTTTTTGGATGGGGGGTTTGATCTTCTTGAAAATGATAGCAGGGCTGTATCTATAAAGGGTGCAGATCTTTGGGTTGTAGGGTTGTCCGACCCAGCCGGAAAAGAAGTCTCTCCAGAAGGGGGGCCCAATCCGGCGCTCGCTTTTTCCAGAATACCAGAAAGCAATGAAAGCCTTGTCATTGTGATGGCACATCAACCGGATGTCTGGAAGACTCTTTCCCCTTACCATGCTGACCTGACACTGTCCGGTCATACCCATGGTGGCCAGATCGGAATGTTTCGCAGCGGGTGGAATTTGGCAAGACTGTTTCATCGTCTGGATATAGGACTTTTCAAGCGTACCTCGAATGGGCGACTGCAACAGCTTTTCATCCATGGCGGCGTCGGGTATTTTGGTGTTCCTGTTCGACTTGGGATCAGACCTGAAGTTGTTGTCCTGACACTCGTCAATAAGCTTATTCAGAATGAAGAAAAAGTTCATGCAAAACTTCCGGCCACATAG
- a CDS encoding MlaD family protein yields MGRFMAMKRSVNVKFSEMRVGIIVGVSFLLGILAIVTYGKVHEIFSKQVHLTVLFKDVRGLTVGAPVRLAGITSGFVKEIHLVQIKGERFVQVGLRLDATRLPDLSEEATARIETQGLMGIKFVELIPGDLSKGPLNPAIPIMGSGTQTLESVLGKGNHLVKSLNALSFELNRLIGGLNSGEGTIGSLVTSKSLYQDLDASAKNLNAITQTMRTGSGTIPQLMNSPEMARRLSRSIDHLDQLLQAANDPKGTFGELSHDPDMAKSLAQSLASLNTLLRNLANGKGVAGELLNNEQMTAKFNATLDRVNDLLKDMKDHPHRYFTVEVHVF; encoded by the coding sequence ATGGGTCGATTTATGGCCATGAAAAGAAGCGTCAATGTGAAATTTTCGGAAATGCGTGTGGGAATCATCGTCGGGGTGAGCTTTCTTTTGGGCATCCTCGCCATTGTGACCTATGGAAAGGTCCATGAGATATTTTCAAAACAGGTCCACCTGACCGTACTTTTCAAGGATGTAAGGGGGTTGACGGTCGGTGCACCTGTTCGTCTTGCCGGTATCACTAGTGGATTTGTGAAGGAGATCCATCTTGTCCAGATCAAGGGAGAGCGATTTGTGCAGGTCGGACTCCGTCTGGACGCAACACGTCTTCCTGACCTTTCGGAAGAGGCCACTGCAAGAATCGAGACACAGGGACTAATGGGAATCAAGTTTGTGGAGCTTATTCCCGGAGATCTGAGCAAAGGCCCTTTAAATCCTGCGATTCCTATCATGGGTTCCGGAACCCAGACCCTTGAGTCCGTTCTCGGAAAAGGGAATCATCTGGTGAAAAGCCTGAATGCGCTTTCTTTTGAGTTGAACAGACTCATCGGTGGCTTGAACTCTGGAGAAGGGACGATCGGCTCTCTTGTCACAAGCAAGTCCCTGTATCAGGATCTTGATGCGTCTGCAAAAAATCTCAATGCCATTACCCAGACGATGAGAACTGGAAGCGGTACGATTCCCCAGTTGATGAATTCTCCCGAAATGGCCCGAAGACTTTCAAGAAGCATTGATCATCTTGACCAATTGTTACAGGCGGCGAACGATCCGAAGGGAACTTTCGGAGAGTTGTCGCATGACCCGGATATGGCGAAATCACTCGCTCAAAGTTTAGCTTCCCTGAATACTCTGCTGAGAAATCTGGCAAATGGAAAAGGGGTGGCGGGAGAGCTTTTAAATAATGAGCAAATGACGGCAAAATTTAATGCGACGCTCGATCGGGTCAATGATTTGCTGAAGGACATGAAAGATCATCCACACCGCTATTTTACAGTAGAAGTCCATGTTTTTTGA
- a CDS encoding ABC transporter ATP-binding protein: MIQFENVSLGYGEKVIVRDINIEIPDGKTLVILGGSGSGKSTLLKGVLGLLHCMTGRIVVNGAVVDSLSQNELLSYRQRIGMVFQEGALFDSLTVGENVGFWLWEHTDMTDAEIEERVRLLLSFVGLIETINLYPGELSGGMKRRVAIARAMAPQDPMVMLYDEPTTGLDPFTSKSICDLIRQVQKEFAASSLVVTHDLQDAFRVGDFFTFVKDGSLVVTGDRNVISESSDPFVRTFLAV, from the coding sequence GTGATCCAGTTCGAAAACGTTTCCCTTGGGTATGGTGAAAAGGTCATTGTCAGGGATATCAATATCGAAATCCCCGATGGGAAAACGCTCGTGATATTGGGAGGAAGCGGTTCGGGAAAGTCCACTCTTCTAAAGGGAGTTTTAGGGCTTCTTCACTGCATGACTGGAAGGATTGTGGTGAATGGTGCGGTCGTTGACAGCCTCAGCCAAAATGAACTCCTGTCTTACCGCCAGCGAATTGGGATGGTTTTTCAGGAAGGGGCACTTTTTGATTCGTTGACGGTTGGAGAGAATGTCGGTTTCTGGCTATGGGAGCACACCGACATGACCGATGCTGAAATAGAGGAGCGAGTTCGACTTCTTCTCAGCTTTGTTGGGCTTATCGAAACGATCAACTTATATCCTGGGGAGCTATCCGGGGGGATGAAGCGGAGAGTTGCGATTGCAAGGGCAATGGCTCCCCAAGATCCGATGGTCATGTTATATGATGAACCCACCACCGGGCTGGATCCTTTTACCTCAAAGTCCATTTGTGACCTGATCAGGCAAGTCCAAAAGGAGTTTGCCGCATCGAGCCTCGTTGTGACACATGATTTGCAGGATGCCTTTCGCGTGGGGGACTTCTTTACATTTGTAAAGGACGGATCACTTGTGGTCACAGGTGACCGGAATGTCATTTCAGAAAGTTCTGACCCATTTGTCAGGACATTTCTGGCGGTATGA
- a CDS encoding MlaE family ABC transporter permease, with translation MLVDLIESVQSFSLMIYHAARYSLINFRSREVLIQMDRIGVGSVPIVFLASLFAGLDMALQFEVVMAPYGAKALLGKVVTTSIVRDMGPVMASLVMSARVTSGIASEVGMMQATSQIEALSVMGVDPIDQIVAPRILSGIVMMPILSVIGDFLGIFGGLVIAFLAAHIPAPLYWSGVREALTLPNLVNGAVKPIFFGFILTSVGCFYGMKAGGGAAMVGRTTTRAVVAAAVWILVANFLISKLLLNLWGNEG, from the coding sequence ATGCTTGTCGACCTTATTGAATCCGTCCAGTCCTTTAGCCTTATGATCTATCATGCGGCGAGATATTCCCTGATAAACTTCAGAAGCAGGGAAGTTCTGATCCAGATGGATCGTATCGGGGTCGGATCGGTGCCAATTGTTTTTTTGGCAAGTCTTTTTGCAGGACTCGACATGGCATTGCAGTTTGAGGTTGTTATGGCTCCCTATGGTGCCAAAGCGCTTTTAGGTAAAGTGGTGACAACGTCGATCGTCCGGGATATGGGGCCGGTGATGGCATCTCTTGTGATGTCCGCCAGAGTGACAAGCGGCATTGCTTCCGAAGTCGGGATGATGCAGGCCACAAGCCAGATAGAGGCTTTGTCCGTAATGGGTGTTGATCCGATTGATCAAATCGTGGCTCCCAGGATCCTTTCAGGGATTGTGATGATGCCAATCCTGTCTGTCATAGGGGATTTTCTGGGGATTTTTGGCGGTCTTGTGATCGCTTTTTTGGCTGCACATATTCCCGCTCCGCTTTATTGGTCTGGGGTAAGGGAAGCATTGACACTTCCAAACTTGGTGAATGGAGCGGTTAAACCGATTTTTTTTGGATTTATCCTCACATCTGTCGGGTGCTTCTATGGAATGAAAGCCGGAGGAGGTGCCGCGATGGTTGGTCGGACAACCACCCGAGCTGTCGTTGCAGCTGCGGTCTGGATACTGGTTGCGAATTTTCTGATCAGCAAGCTTCTTCTCAATCTTTGGGGAAACGAAGGGTGA